Proteins encoded in a region of the Tripterygium wilfordii isolate XIE 37 chromosome 21, ASM1340144v1, whole genome shotgun sequence genome:
- the LOC119989445 gene encoding 14-3-3-like protein D isoform X1, which translates to MAATKERESLVYVAKLSEQAERYDEMVDAMTKVAKLDVDLTVEERNLLSVGYKNVIGSRRASWRILSSIEQKEEARGNEQNAKRIKGYRQKVESELSKICSDIMSVIDEHLIPSCSTGESTVFFYKMKGDYYRYLAEFKFAEERKDVADKSMKAYETAISTAEAELPPTHPIRLGLALNFSVFFYEILNSPERACHLAKQAFDEAISELDSLSEESYKDSTLIMQLLRDNLTLWTSDIPEDGEDAQKPDIIAKAGGPEDAE; encoded by the exons ATGGCAGCTACCAAGGAAAGGGAGAGCCTCGTCTACGTCGCCAAGCTCTCCGAACAGGCCGAGCGTTATGATG AGATGGTGGATGCGATGACCAAAGTAGCGAAACTTGATGTGGACTTGACTGTGGAGGAGCGTAATCTTCTCTCCGTTGGCTACAAGAATGTGATCGGTTCGCGTAGAGCGTCGTGGAGGATCTTATCATCGATCGAGCAAAAGGAGGAAGCAAGAGGAAATGAACAGAACGCAAAACGGATCAAGGGATACAGACAGAAGGTGGAATCAGAACTGTCGAAAATTTGCAGTGATATTATGAGTGTAATTGACGAGCATCTGATCCCTTCCTGTTCAACTGGAGAGTCCACCGTTTTCTTCTACAAAAT GAAAGGGGATTATTATAGGTATTTGGCGGAGTTTAAGTTCGCTGAAGAGAGGAAGGACGTTGCTGACAAGTCCATGAAAGCTTATgag ACAGCTATATCTACAGCGGAGGCTGAATTACCTCCTACTCATCCCATCAGACTGGGCTTGGCCTTGAACTTCTCTGTGTTTTTCTATGAAATTTTGAACTCTCCTGAAAG GGCCTGTCACCTTGCAAAGCAAGCTTTTGATGAAGCTATCTCAGAGTTAGATAGCTTAAGTGAGGAATCTTATAAAGACAGTACATTGATCATGCAACTTTTGAGAGACAATCTCACTTTGTGGACCTCTGATATCCCAGAGGATGGAG AAGATGCCCAGAAGCCAGACATCATTGCCAAAGCTGGTGGTCCTGAAGATGCGGAG TGA
- the LOC119989445 gene encoding 14-3-3-like protein D isoform X2, with product MAATKERESLVYVAKLSEQAERYDEMVDAMTKVAKLDVDLTVEERNLLSVGYKNVIGSRRASWRILSSIEQKEEARGNEQNAKRIKGYRQKVESELSKICSDIMSVIDEHLIPSCSTGESTVFFYKMKGDYYRYLAEFKFAEERKDVADKSMKAYETAISTAEAELPPTHPIRLGLALNFSVFFYEILNSPERACHLAKQAFDEAISELDSLSEESYKDSTLIMQLLRDNLTLWTSDIPEDGDAQKPDIIAKAGGPEDAE from the exons ATGGCAGCTACCAAGGAAAGGGAGAGCCTCGTCTACGTCGCCAAGCTCTCCGAACAGGCCGAGCGTTATGATG AGATGGTGGATGCGATGACCAAAGTAGCGAAACTTGATGTGGACTTGACTGTGGAGGAGCGTAATCTTCTCTCCGTTGGCTACAAGAATGTGATCGGTTCGCGTAGAGCGTCGTGGAGGATCTTATCATCGATCGAGCAAAAGGAGGAAGCAAGAGGAAATGAACAGAACGCAAAACGGATCAAGGGATACAGACAGAAGGTGGAATCAGAACTGTCGAAAATTTGCAGTGATATTATGAGTGTAATTGACGAGCATCTGATCCCTTCCTGTTCAACTGGAGAGTCCACCGTTTTCTTCTACAAAAT GAAAGGGGATTATTATAGGTATTTGGCGGAGTTTAAGTTCGCTGAAGAGAGGAAGGACGTTGCTGACAAGTCCATGAAAGCTTATgag ACAGCTATATCTACAGCGGAGGCTGAATTACCTCCTACTCATCCCATCAGACTGGGCTTGGCCTTGAACTTCTCTGTGTTTTTCTATGAAATTTTGAACTCTCCTGAAAG GGCCTGTCACCTTGCAAAGCAAGCTTTTGATGAAGCTATCTCAGAGTTAGATAGCTTAAGTGAGGAATCTTATAAAGACAGTACATTGATCATGCAACTTTTGAGAGACAATCTCACTTTGTGGACCTCTGATATCCCAGAGGATGGAG ATGCCCAGAAGCCAGACATCATTGCCAAAGCTGGTGGTCCTGAAGATGCGGAG TGA
- the LOC119989779 gene encoding senescence-specific cysteine protease SAG12-like has protein sequence MATKCFPSIILVSLLLMLAVCIPYVSCSLLNEERMLKRHEDWMAQHNRIYKDAGEKERRYMIFKENVKRIDAFNNGVDKGYKLAVNKFADLTKEEFRTRYTGLRKMQPPTLKRTPFKYSNVTAVPQTMDWRKKGAVTPVKYQGSCGSCWAFAAVAAVEGITQIKTGKLMSLSAQELVDCDTGGIDAGCHGGLPDTAYQFMQKHRGLTTEANYPYEALDGTCKTKTAAATITGYEDVPINDEKSLLKAVANQPVSVSVDGNGFQAYSHGIYSGDCGTDLNHAVTVVGYGNSGGTKYWLLKNSWGDDWGEKGYMRIKRDVSAKQGVCGLAMKPSYPTA, from the exons atggCTACAAAATGTTTCCCTTCCATCATTCTGGTCTCTCTTCTGCTTATGTTAGCCGTTTGTATTCCTTATGTATCATGTAGCCTTCTTAACGAGGAACGCATGTTGAAGAGGCACGAGGATTGGATGGCGCAACATAATCGCATCTACAAAGACgcaggagagaaggagagacgCTATATGATTTTCAAAGAGAACGTTAAACGAATTGACGCTTTCAATAATGGAGTTGATAAAGGTTATAAACTAGCTGTGAACAAATTTGCTGACCTAACCAAAGAGGAGTTCCGCACAAGGTATACTGGCCTTAGGAAAATGCAACCTCCCACGTTGAAACGCACACCATTTAAATATTCGAACGTGACCGCCGTTCCACAAACCATGGACTGGAGAAAGAAAGGTGCTGTCACCCCTGTTAAATATCAAGGCAGCTGTG GGTCTTGCTGGGCATTTGCAGCAGTGGCTGCTGTGGAAGGAATTACCCAGATCAAGACAGGAAAGTTGATGTCGTTATCAGCGCAAGAGCTTGTGGACTGTGACACTGGAGGTATAGATGCAGGTTGTCATGGAGGTCTCCCAGACACAGCCTATCAGTTCATGCAAAAACACCGAGGCCTCACAACTGAAGCTAATTACCCATATGAAGCACTAGATGGTACTTGCAAAACTAAGACAGCTGCCGCCACCATAACTGGGTACGAAGATGTGCCAATAAATGATGAGAAATCTCTGTTGAAAGCTGTGGCCAACCAACCTGTTTCTGTCTCTGTTGACGGCAATGGGTTCCAGGCCTACAGCCATGGTATATATAGTGGGGATTGTGGAACAGATCTAAATCATGCTGTTACAGTAGTCGGGTATGGTAACTCTGGCGGGACTAAATATTGGCTGCTCAAAAATTCGTGGGGCGATGACTGGGGCGAAAAGGGATATATGAGGATTAAAAGAGATGTTTCAGCTAAGCAGGGGGTTTGCGGCCTCGCCATGAAGCCTTCTTATCCAACAGCctga
- the LOC119989447 gene encoding dof zinc finger protein DOF1.5-like: MANKEEGIKLFGTTITLHGRRRVMRSEDQKRSADETVEKRPDKIIPCPRCKSMETKFCYFNNYNVKQPRHFCKGCQRYWTAGGALRNVPIGAGRRKNKPPGRGFGGLLADGGFYDGSTGVHQLQLDGVVVEEWHVAAHGGFQCVFPVKRQRSNSDGQTC; encoded by the coding sequence ATGGCAAACAAAGAAGAGGGTATCAAGCTATTTGGGACAACAATCACGTTGCATGGAAGACGAAGAGTCATGAGATCAGAAGATCAAAAAAGGTCAGCTGATGAGACGGTGGAGAAGAGGCCAGACAAGATCATACCATGCCCAAGATGCAAGAGCATGGAGACCAAATTTTGTTACTTCAATAACTACAATGTTAAGCAGCCAAGGCACTTCTGCAAGGGCTGCCAGAGGTACTGGACGGCTGGTGGGGCCCTACGGAACGTGCCAATCGGGGCCGGTCGCCGGAAAAACAAGCCGCCGGGACGAGGGTTTGGTGGTTTATTGGCTGATGGGGGTTTCTATGATGGCTCAACTGGGGTGCACCAGCTTCAGTTGGAtggggtggtggtggaggagtggCATGTGGCGGCTCACGGTGGTTTCCAGTGTGTTTTTCCGGTGAAGCGGCAGAGGAGCAACTCAGATGGTCAAACGTGTTGA
- the LOC119989445 gene encoding 14-3-3-like protein D isoform X3, whose translation MVDAMTKVAKLDVDLTVEERNLLSVGYKNVIGSRRASWRILSSIEQKEEARGNEQNAKRIKGYRQKVESELSKICSDIMSVIDEHLIPSCSTGESTVFFYKMKGDYYRYLAEFKFAEERKDVADKSMKAYETAISTAEAELPPTHPIRLGLALNFSVFFYEILNSPERACHLAKQAFDEAISELDSLSEESYKDSTLIMQLLRDNLTLWTSDIPEDGEDAQKPDIIAKAGGPEDAE comes from the exons ATGGTGGATGCGATGACCAAAGTAGCGAAACTTGATGTGGACTTGACTGTGGAGGAGCGTAATCTTCTCTCCGTTGGCTACAAGAATGTGATCGGTTCGCGTAGAGCGTCGTGGAGGATCTTATCATCGATCGAGCAAAAGGAGGAAGCAAGAGGAAATGAACAGAACGCAAAACGGATCAAGGGATACAGACAGAAGGTGGAATCAGAACTGTCGAAAATTTGCAGTGATATTATGAGTGTAATTGACGAGCATCTGATCCCTTCCTGTTCAACTGGAGAGTCCACCGTTTTCTTCTACAAAAT GAAAGGGGATTATTATAGGTATTTGGCGGAGTTTAAGTTCGCTGAAGAGAGGAAGGACGTTGCTGACAAGTCCATGAAAGCTTATgag ACAGCTATATCTACAGCGGAGGCTGAATTACCTCCTACTCATCCCATCAGACTGGGCTTGGCCTTGAACTTCTCTGTGTTTTTCTATGAAATTTTGAACTCTCCTGAAAG GGCCTGTCACCTTGCAAAGCAAGCTTTTGATGAAGCTATCTCAGAGTTAGATAGCTTAAGTGAGGAATCTTATAAAGACAGTACATTGATCATGCAACTTTTGAGAGACAATCTCACTTTGTGGACCTCTGATATCCCAGAGGATGGAG AAGATGCCCAGAAGCCAGACATCATTGCCAAAGCTGGTGGTCCTGAAGATGCGGAG TGA